The segment CTCATCGGGCATCTCGGAGCGGACCCGGAGGTCTCGACGACGCAGGGAGGGACCGCGCTCGCGAAGTTCCGCCTCGCGACGACGGAGACCTGGAAGGACCGTTCGACCGGAGAGCGCCAGGAACGCACCGAGTGGCATTCGATCGTCGCCTGGGACAAGCTCGCCCAGATCTGCGGGGAGTATCTCCACAAGGGCAAGATGGTCTACGTCGAGGGGAGCCTGCAGACGCGCTCCTGGGACGACCAGAACGGTCAGAAGCGGTACAAGACCGAGATCAAGGCGAACAACGTCCTGATGCTCTCGCCCCGGGTCGAAGGCGCGGCGCGCGGCGGCGGCGAGTTCCCGCATGCGGTGGCGCCGGCGGGTGTTCCCGACGAAGACGACGACGTCCCTTTCTAGATAGCAGGCGCGGCGATACATCGAGCCGGACGGGCGCGTTCCGGCCGGCGCCGCCCTCGCCGTACGTTTCAGTACGACTCGGGACGCCGCCGGCGGACCGCATTCCGTCGGGCTCGCGTCTCGCCGCGCCTCGACCTTCCGCCATGGTCATCATCTCTGTCGTCCCGAACGAATGTGAGAGATCCCGGTAGCGGCGCTCTCCTAACGCATCTTGCTCAAGCGCGGCGCGATGAGCCGCGTTACGTTCTC is part of the Thermoanaerobaculia bacterium genome and harbors:
- a CDS encoding single-stranded DNA-binding protein, coding for MASVNKVILIGHLGADPEVSTTQGGTALAKFRLATTETWKDRSTGERQERTEWHSIVAWDKLAQICGEYLHKGKMVYVEGSLQTRSWDDQNGQKRYKTEIKANNVLMLSPRVEGAARGGGEFPHAVAPAGVPDEDDDVPF